Proteins encoded in a region of the Ursus arctos isolate Adak ecotype North America unplaced genomic scaffold, UrsArc2.0 scaffold_2, whole genome shotgun sequence genome:
- the TADA1 gene encoding transcriptional adapter 1 isoform X2: MATFVSELEAAKKNLSEALGDNVKQYWANLKLWFKQKISKEEFDLEAHRLLTQDNVHSHNDFLLAILTRCQILVSTPEGAGSLPWTGGSAAKPGKPKGKKKLSSVRQKFDHRFQPQNPLSGAQQFVAKDPQDDDDLKLCSHTMMLPTRGQLEGRMIVTAYEHGLDNVTEEAVSAVVQAVENHLKDILTSVVSRRKAYRLRDGHFKYAFGSNVTPQPYLKNSVVAYNNLIESPPAFSAPCAGQNPASQPPPDDAEQQAALLLACSGDTLPASLPPVNMYDLFEALQVHREVIPTHTVYALNIERVIMKLWHPNHEELQQDQVHRQRLAAKEGLLLC, from the exons ATGGCGACCTTTGTGAGCGAGCTGGAGGCGGCCAAGAAGAACCTCAGCGAGGCCCTGGGGGACAACGTGAAACA ATACTGGGCTAACTTAAAGTTGTGGTTCAAGCAGAAGATCAGCAAAGAAGAGTTTGACCTTGAAGCTCATAGACTTCTCACACAGGATAATG TCCATTCTCACAACGATTTCCTCCTGGCTATTCTTACGCGTTGTCAGATTTTGGTGTCTACACCAG aGGGTGCTGGATCTTTGCCCTGGACTGGGGGTTCTGCAGCTAAACCTGGAAaaccaaaggggaagaaaaagcttTCTTCTGTTCGTCAGAAATTTGAT CATAGATTCCAGCCTCAAAATCCCCTCTCGGGAGCCCAGCAGTTTGTGGCAAAGGATCCCCAAGATGATGATGACTTGAAACTTTGTTCCCACACAATGATGCTCCCCACGCGGGGTCAGCTTGAAGGGAGGATGATAGTGACCGCTTACGAGCACGGGCTGGACAACGTCACCGAGGAGGCTGTCTCCGCTGTGGTCCAGGCGGTGGAG AATCACCTTAAAGATATATTGACATCAGTTGTGTCAAGAAGGAAAGCTTATCGGTTACGTGATGGTCATTTTAAATATGCCTTTGGTAGTAACGTAACCCCTCAGCCGTACCTGAAGAATAGTGTGGTAGCTTACAACAACTTAATAGAAAG TCCTCCAGCCTTTTCTGCTCCTTGTGCCGGTCAGAACCCAGCTTCTCAGCCGCCCCCTGACGATGCGGAGCAGCAGGCCGCGCTCCTGCTGGCGTGCTCCGGGGACACTCTGCCTGCCTCTTTGCCTCCAGTCAACATGTATGACCTCTTTGAAGCTTTGCAG GTACACAGGGAAGTCATTCCTACACATACCGTGTATGCTCTCAACATTGAAAGGGTCATCATGAAACTCTGGCATCCGAACCATGAAGAGCTGCAGCAAGACCAAGTCCACCGCCAGCGCCTGGCGGCCAAGGAAGGGCTGTTGCTCTGCTGA
- the TADA1 gene encoding transcriptional adapter 1 isoform X1, with amino-acid sequence MATFVSELEAAKKNLSEALGDNVKQYWANLKLWFKQKISKEEFDLEAHRLLTQDNVHSHNDFLLAILTRCQILVSTPEGAGSLPWTGGSAAKPGKPKGKKKLSSVRQKFDHRFQPQNPLSGAQQFVAKDPQDDDDLKLCSHTMMLPTRGQLEGRMIVTAYEHGLDNVTEEAVSAVVQAVEVGVLVAETILQNHLKDILTSVVSRRKAYRLRDGHFKYAFGSNVTPQPYLKNSVVAYNNLIESPPAFSAPCAGQNPASQPPPDDAEQQAALLLACSGDTLPASLPPVNMYDLFEALQVHREVIPTHTVYALNIERVIMKLWHPNHEELQQDQVHRQRLAAKEGLLLC; translated from the exons ATGGCGACCTTTGTGAGCGAGCTGGAGGCGGCCAAGAAGAACCTCAGCGAGGCCCTGGGGGACAACGTGAAACA ATACTGGGCTAACTTAAAGTTGTGGTTCAAGCAGAAGATCAGCAAAGAAGAGTTTGACCTTGAAGCTCATAGACTTCTCACACAGGATAATG TCCATTCTCACAACGATTTCCTCCTGGCTATTCTTACGCGTTGTCAGATTTTGGTGTCTACACCAG aGGGTGCTGGATCTTTGCCCTGGACTGGGGGTTCTGCAGCTAAACCTGGAAaaccaaaggggaagaaaaagcttTCTTCTGTTCGTCAGAAATTTGAT CATAGATTCCAGCCTCAAAATCCCCTCTCGGGAGCCCAGCAGTTTGTGGCAAAGGATCCCCAAGATGATGATGACTTGAAACTTTGTTCCCACACAATGATGCTCCCCACGCGGGGTCAGCTTGAAGGGAGGATGATAGTGACCGCTTACGAGCACGGGCTGGACAACGTCACCGAGGAGGCTGTCTCCGCTGTGGTCCAGGCGGTGGAGGTTGGTGTGCTGGTGGCGGAAACAATCTTACAG AATCACCTTAAAGATATATTGACATCAGTTGTGTCAAGAAGGAAAGCTTATCGGTTACGTGATGGTCATTTTAAATATGCCTTTGGTAGTAACGTAACCCCTCAGCCGTACCTGAAGAATAGTGTGGTAGCTTACAACAACTTAATAGAAAG TCCTCCAGCCTTTTCTGCTCCTTGTGCCGGTCAGAACCCAGCTTCTCAGCCGCCCCCTGACGATGCGGAGCAGCAGGCCGCGCTCCTGCTGGCGTGCTCCGGGGACACTCTGCCTGCCTCTTTGCCTCCAGTCAACATGTATGACCTCTTTGAAGCTTTGCAG GTACACAGGGAAGTCATTCCTACACATACCGTGTATGCTCTCAACATTGAAAGGGTCATCATGAAACTCTGGCATCCGAACCATGAAGAGCTGCAGCAAGACCAAGTCCACCGCCAGCGCCTGGCGGCCAAGGAAGGGCTGTTGCTCTGCTGA